One genomic region from Deinococcus apachensis DSM 19763 encodes:
- a CDS encoding PAS domain S-box protein, protein MPNFPTPFNLSVLDGSSPPFQALIEHSADLITLLDRQGRILYQSPSAHRHFGCDRNPVPGQYHVNLDYLHPEDRERINQQVLHAPPGATVSLCPYRVRHADGHWRWLEGTAINLLDDPGVRGILVQARDVTARVQSEQRARALEGLSTALASANTTEEVVQVILVQGLEAVGAVAGGVVQHDVNEQRFRVLGSAGYPERIERPWRDFPLDAPIPATDAIRDGLDLFLTRQDWHTLYPHLQHVHAATTGSNAVLSLRVNGQVTGALTLSFGENRDLGETERQYLRTVAAQCALALERGELHARLQRQERHYRKLAEYSYDLVSIIAPDGTTRYISHAAGRMLGYAPEERLGVKVFEGIHPDDREEATRAFQQVIETPDTPVLVTYRFRHKEGHWVWLESTGTHALHDPDVRGVVINTRDVTGRIKAEQARRASEQRLQLFGEQSDTLIRIFSPGGTCLYASPAAQTMLGYTPGELLRSQVDEWIHPEDRAALRAALAAHTPVPPYRMRRRDGTYLWVESSARTVTDEAGGLVEVYVATRDITPRKEAEDALRTQLRRFQHLVNLTAEFAVQEASEQHIQTALDHCIDLTPYTYGFYVPVDGTALAEPLRAGQATDALLGRIAPLMNAHGSGELCGALRRLKPFFAGPGQAVFSAPEPLPRPVWTSLAVLPVVARGVLRGLMVFGTDDPVEVDGDTRRLLLGVSEQASRAVERSAHLQELKQSREETLRALGLALEYRDYETKGHTDRVVQHTERLGRALGFSGPDLDALRWGAFLHDTGKVAIPDAILLKPGRLTPEEWDVIQRHPRIGYEMLHHIPSLPPVTLEVVLHHQERWNGSGYPGGLAGTDIPLAARVFAVVDVYDALTSERPYKKAWTPEEAAEQLRKESGVLLDERIVDVFLRILTQENAAPAPTGEVSA, encoded by the coding sequence TTGCCCAACTTTCCCACCCCCTTCAACCTCAGTGTCCTGGACGGAAGCAGTCCCCCCTTTCAGGCCCTCATCGAACACAGCGCGGACCTGATCACCCTGCTGGACCGGCAAGGACGCATCCTGTACCAGAGCCCCTCGGCACACCGCCACTTCGGCTGTGACCGGAACCCCGTCCCCGGCCAGTACCACGTCAACCTCGACTACCTGCACCCGGAGGACCGGGAGCGCATCAACCAGCAGGTCCTGCACGCCCCCCCCGGCGCCACAGTGTCCCTGTGCCCGTACCGCGTGCGGCACGCCGATGGCCACTGGCGGTGGCTCGAGGGCACCGCCATCAACCTGCTGGACGACCCCGGGGTCCGCGGCATCCTGGTGCAGGCCCGCGACGTGACGGCCCGGGTCCAGTCAGAGCAGCGCGCCCGGGCCCTGGAGGGGCTCAGCACGGCGCTGGCCAGCGCGAACACCACGGAAGAGGTCGTGCAGGTCATTCTCGTTCAGGGGCTGGAGGCGGTGGGGGCCGTCGCCGGTGGGGTCGTCCAGCATGACGTGAACGAACAGCGCTTCCGCGTCCTGGGGAGCGCCGGTTATCCCGAGCGCATCGAGCGCCCCTGGCGCGACTTTCCCCTGGACGCCCCCATCCCCGCCACAGACGCCATCCGGGACGGCCTCGACCTGTTCCTGACACGCCAGGACTGGCACACCTTGTACCCGCACCTGCAACACGTCCATGCGGCGACCACGGGCAGCAATGCCGTGCTGTCCCTCCGGGTGAACGGGCAGGTGACCGGCGCGCTCACCCTCTCGTTCGGGGAGAACCGGGATCTCGGTGAAACCGAACGGCAGTACCTGCGGACCGTCGCGGCCCAGTGTGCCCTGGCGCTGGAGCGCGGCGAGCTCCACGCGCGGCTCCAGCGTCAGGAGCGTCACTACCGCAAGCTCGCCGAGTACAGCTACGACCTGGTGTCCATCATCGCCCCGGACGGCACCACGCGGTACATCAGCCACGCTGCAGGGCGCATGCTGGGCTACGCCCCCGAGGAACGCCTGGGCGTGAAGGTGTTCGAAGGGATCCACCCGGACGACCGCGAGGAGGCCACCCGGGCCTTCCAGCAGGTGATCGAGACGCCGGACACGCCCGTTCTGGTGACCTACCGGTTCCGGCACAAGGAGGGCCACTGGGTCTGGCTGGAATCCACCGGCACCCACGCCCTTCACGACCCGGACGTGAGGGGCGTGGTGATCAACACGCGCGACGTCACGGGCCGCATCAAGGCCGAGCAGGCGCGCCGGGCGAGTGAGCAGCGCCTGCAACTCTTCGGGGAGCAGTCGGACACGCTGATCCGGATTTTCAGCCCCGGCGGCACATGCCTCTACGCGTCGCCCGCAGCACAAACCATGCTGGGGTACACGCCCGGGGAACTCCTGAGGTCCCAGGTGGACGAGTGGATTCACCCGGAAGACCGAGCGGCCCTGCGGGCCGCCCTGGCCGCCCACACCCCCGTCCCGCCCTATCGGATGCGGCGCCGGGACGGCACGTACCTGTGGGTGGAAAGCAGCGCCCGCACGGTGACGGACGAGGCGGGCGGGCTCGTGGAGGTGTATGTCGCCACCCGGGACATCACCCCGCGCAAGGAAGCCGAGGACGCCCTGCGGACGCAATTGCGCCGCTTTCAGCACCTCGTGAACCTGACGGCGGAATTCGCGGTACAGGAGGCCTCGGAGCAGCACATCCAGACGGCCCTGGACCACTGCATCGACCTCACCCCGTATACCTACGGCTTTTACGTCCCGGTGGACGGCACCGCCCTGGCGGAACCGCTGCGCGCCGGCCAGGCCACCGACGCCCTGTTGGGGCGGATAGCGCCGCTGATGAACGCGCACGGCAGTGGGGAGCTGTGCGGGGCGTTGCGGCGACTCAAGCCCTTTTTCGCCGGGCCCGGCCAGGCGGTGTTCAGCGCCCCCGAGCCCCTGCCCCGCCCGGTGTGGACCTCGCTGGCGGTGCTGCCGGTGGTGGCCCGGGGCGTGCTGCGCGGCCTGATGGTCTTCGGGACGGACGACCCGGTGGAGGTGGACGGCGACACCCGCAGGTTGCTGCTCGGCGTGAGCGAGCAGGCCAGCCGCGCCGTCGAGCGCAGCGCCCACCTGCAAGAACTCAAGCAGTCCCGGGAGGAGACCCTGCGGGCCCTGGGGCTGGCCCTGGAATACCGCGATTACGAGACCAAGGGTCACACCGACCGCGTCGTGCAGCACACCGAACGGCTCGGCCGGGCCCTGGGCTTCTCCGGACCTGACCTCGACGCGCTGCGGTGGGGAGCGTTCCTGCACGACACAGGCAAGGTGGCCATTCCCGACGCGATCCTGCTCAAGCCGGGCAGGCTCACGCCCGAAGAATGGGACGTTATCCAGCGGCATCCGCGCATCGGGTACGAGATGCTGCACCACATCCCCTCCCTGCCCCCCGTGACCCTGGAGGTCGTGCTGCACCACCAGGAGCGCTGGAATGGCAGCGGGTATCCCGGGGGACTGGCGGGCACGGACATTCCCCTCGCCGCGCGCGTGTTCGCGGTGGTCGACGTGTACGACGCCCTGACGAGTGAACGGCCCTACAAGAAAGCCTGGACGCCCGAGGAGGCCGCCGAGCAACTCCGCAAGGAATCGGGGGTGCTGCTCGACGAGCGCATCGTGGACGTCTTCCTGCGGATCCTCACCCAGGAGAACGCCGCGCCCGCGCCCACCGGGGAGGTTTCCGCATGA
- a CDS encoding putative bifunctional diguanylate cyclase/phosphodiesterase, with product MTTLTPSLTHLLSRARALRGQDDHRAALLFEQAVSAARAQEDPVSLADALNGLAGLEHARGDSPGALLHLEEALALREAGQDREGAAVVLCNLGAVHLDLGSYNTALDYLLRADVAAVDASPARAAMVAGNLARTYDALNLAEEALAHSLRALTLTRAAGQAPAEAAVSINHADLLRRRGEFARADELLGRALELVGRRGVLAAGAFQGLGQLRRDEGRLPEALAAFREALREAEEDQDLDAVLEARCEAGETLLDLGRAGEGLALLAVAAQSAGSSGRTRTCARALTLQARAAEQGGDPAAALALLRQAHAAETEVLRAEAERRTRELTARGELEKARAQLAREQARYEAEHHAKEKLAREQAARLEELERLALYDALTGLPNRLLLSERVRAALATAAAQGGQVALGVLDLNKFKGINDTYGHHIGDLLLQGVAARLTAALGPQPTVARTGGDEFVVLVPGPEAGALPKVARCILGAFDEPFFLDGVELAMRPSLGFARYPDEAADLAGLLEHADHAMYRAKARGSSFEFGVVHAEVAPATLEAALHGALRAGEMHLEYQPLEDPSGRWTGVEALLRWRSPVYGNVTPDQFLPLAERSGLSLPLGEWTLWQACAELARLPGLTLAVNVSARQLADPGLPEQVRRALGEAGVAPERLALEVREEVVARAPERSRQALEDLRAAGVRLTLDDFGGGFAHFAGLTHLPVHAVKLDRALVHGLDSGPRGAALVGAVVNLARALDLDVIAKGVETVTQRRHLRDLGVKGLQGFLISAPLGADALRRRL from the coding sequence ATGACCACCCTCACACCTTCCCTCACCCACCTGCTGTCGCGCGCCCGCGCCCTGCGGGGGCAGGACGACCACCGGGCCGCCCTGCTTTTCGAACAGGCGGTCAGCGCGGCGCGCGCCCAGGAGGACCCGGTGAGCCTCGCGGACGCCCTGAACGGGCTGGCTGGCCTGGAACACGCCCGGGGAGACAGCCCGGGGGCCCTCCTGCACCTCGAGGAAGCCCTCGCGCTGCGGGAGGCGGGCCAGGACCGGGAGGGCGCGGCGGTCGTCCTGTGCAACCTCGGCGCCGTTCACCTGGACCTGGGCAGCTACAACACGGCGCTGGACTACCTGCTGCGGGCGGACGTGGCGGCCGTGGACGCGAGCCCGGCGCGGGCGGCGATGGTGGCGGGCAACCTCGCCCGGACGTACGACGCCCTGAACCTGGCTGAGGAGGCCCTCGCGCACTCGCTGCGGGCGCTCACGCTGACCCGGGCCGCCGGGCAGGCCCCCGCGGAGGCGGCCGTCTCCATCAACCATGCCGACCTGCTGCGCCGCCGGGGGGAGTTCGCGCGGGCCGACGAGTTGCTGGGCCGCGCCCTCGAGCTGGTGGGCCGCCGGGGCGTCCTGGCGGCGGGCGCGTTCCAGGGCCTGGGGCAGCTGCGCCGGGACGAGGGACGCCTGCCGGAGGCCCTGGCGGCGTTCCGGGAGGCGCTGCGGGAGGCGGAGGAGGACCAGGATCTGGACGCGGTGCTGGAGGCGCGCTGCGAGGCGGGGGAGACCCTGCTGGACCTGGGGCGGGCCGGGGAGGGGCTGGCCCTGCTAGCGGTCGCGGCACAGTCCGCCGGGAGCAGCGGGCGCACCCGGACCTGCGCGCGGGCGCTGACCCTGCAGGCCCGGGCGGCCGAGCAGGGCGGCGACCCCGCGGCGGCCCTCGCCCTGCTCCGGCAGGCGCACGCCGCGGAGACGGAGGTGCTGCGGGCCGAGGCGGAACGCCGCACCCGGGAGCTGACCGCCCGGGGGGAGCTGGAAAAGGCCCGGGCGCAGCTGGCGCGGGAACAGGCCCGCTACGAGGCCGAGCATCACGCCAAGGAGAAGCTCGCCCGGGAGCAGGCGGCGCGGCTGGAGGAGCTGGAGCGCCTGGCACTCTACGACGCGCTCACGGGGCTGCCCAACCGGCTGCTCCTCTCCGAACGGGTGCGGGCCGCCCTGGCGACCGCCGCCGCCCAGGGCGGGCAGGTCGCGCTGGGCGTGCTGGACCTCAACAAGTTCAAGGGGATCAACGACACCTACGGCCACCACATCGGGGACCTGCTGCTTCAGGGGGTGGCGGCGCGGCTCACGGCGGCGCTGGGGCCCCAGCCCACCGTGGCCCGGACGGGCGGGGACGAGTTCGTGGTGCTGGTGCCGGGACCGGAGGCGGGCGCGCTGCCCAAGGTCGCCCGCTGCATCCTGGGGGCCTTCGATGAGCCGTTTTTTCTCGACGGCGTGGAGCTCGCCATGCGCCCGAGCCTGGGCTTTGCCCGCTACCCGGACGAGGCGGCCGACCTCGCCGGGCTGCTGGAGCACGCGGATCACGCGATGTACCGCGCCAAGGCCCGCGGCAGCAGCTTCGAGTTCGGCGTGGTCCACGCGGAGGTGGCGCCCGCGACCCTGGAGGCGGCGCTGCACGGGGCGCTGAGGGCGGGGGAGATGCACCTCGAGTACCAGCCCCTGGAGGACCCGTCCGGCCGGTGGACCGGCGTGGAGGCCCTGCTGCGCTGGCGCAGCCCGGTGTACGGCAACGTGACGCCCGACCAGTTCCTGCCCCTGGCTGAGCGCAGCGGCCTCAGCCTGCCCCTGGGGGAGTGGACCCTGTGGCAGGCGTGTGCGGAGCTGGCCCGGCTGCCCGGCCTCACCCTGGCGGTGAACGTCTCCGCGCGGCAACTGGCGGACCCGGGCCTACCGGAGCAGGTCCGCCGGGCCCTGGGGGAGGCGGGCGTGGCGCCGGAGCGGCTCGCCCTGGAGGTGCGCGAGGAGGTCGTGGCCCGCGCGCCCGAACGGTCCCGGCAGGCCCTGGAGGACCTGCGCGCCGCCGGGGTGCGATTGACCCTGGACGACTTCGGGGGGGGCTTCGCCCATTTCGCTGGCCTGACCCACCTGCCGGTGCACGCGGTAAAGCTCGACCGGGCCCTCGTCCACGGGCTGGACAGCGGGCCGCGGGGGGCGGCCCTGGTGGGGGCCGTGGTCAACCTCGCTCGGGCGCTGGACCTGGATGTGATCGCCAAGGGCGTCGAGACGGTCACCCAACGGCGCCACTTGCGGGACCTGGGGGTGAAGGGCCTGCAGGGGTTCCTGATCTCCGCCCCCCTGGGGGCCGACGCGCTGCGCCGCCGGTTGTGA
- a CDS encoding alpha/beta fold hydrolase: MTPVDSGFARQSNVSISGSGPRTLLCAHGFCSHQGIFRHQVRAFQGTHRVVTYDLAGFGQADPGLWRAGLHQRLEGYAADMVRLIDELDLQHITLLGASMSAMIGLLASLRRPERFDALVFIGASPRYLNDGTYRGGFERAEVDAFYGLIDGRQNWQGTMTDILLNQPVSLPLQEIAESVRGVRAEVAGTVARAIFESDYRSLLPHVRHPVLVTQTRADSAVPESVGWYLQRNLPEAELAFLPGVGHIPNFTEAEPFNATVERFLTQALSSERG, translated from the coding sequence ATGACCCCCGTTGACTCCGGCTTCGCCCGGCAATCCAACGTCTCCATCAGCGGCTCCGGGCCGCGGACTCTGCTGTGCGCCCACGGGTTCTGCTCGCATCAGGGGATCTTCCGGCACCAGGTTCGGGCCTTCCAGGGCACCCACCGGGTCGTGACCTACGACCTCGCCGGGTTCGGGCAGGCTGATCCCGGGCTGTGGCGCGCGGGCCTTCACCAGCGCCTCGAAGGGTACGCGGCCGACATGGTGCGCCTGATCGACGAACTCGACCTGCAGCACATCACGCTGCTGGGGGCGTCCATGAGTGCCATGATCGGCCTGCTCGCCTCCCTGAGGCGTCCCGAGCGCTTCGACGCGCTGGTGTTCATCGGGGCGAGCCCGCGGTACCTGAACGACGGGACGTACCGTGGTGGGTTCGAGCGGGCTGAGGTCGACGCGTTTTACGGGTTGATTGACGGGCGGCAGAACTGGCAGGGCACCATGACGGACATCCTGCTCAACCAGCCCGTGTCCCTGCCGCTGCAGGAAATCGCGGAGAGCGTGCGCGGCGTCAGGGCGGAGGTGGCGGGCACCGTGGCGCGCGCCATCTTCGAGTCCGACTACCGCTCCCTGCTGCCCCACGTGCGTCACCCCGTTCTGGTGACCCAGACGCGGGCCGACAGCGCGGTGCCCGAAAGCGTGGGGTGGTATCTGCAGCGCAACCTGCCGGAGGCCGAACTGGCGTTCCTGCCCGGTGTCGGTCACATCCCCAACTTCACCGAGGCAGAGCCTTTCAACGCGACCGTCGAGAGGTTTCTGACCCAGGCCCTGTCGTCTGAACGGGGCTGA
- a CDS encoding S8 family serine peptidase — translation MMSRRLLLSLFPLALAACGTAPAPSTPIMTLSVKAAGEPSPAITAQTAGPPRLSASGARLWAEGARLWAEGARLWAEGARLWAEGRYVLLPGSTAWLRQIHADEAHALAGRAGRGVTIALLDSGVDLAHPMLRGALLPGFDFVSGDGDPSEWGSEAGPTYGHGTAVAGILRQVAPGARILPLRVLGPDGSGRAADVARAIRLAVESGAQIINLSVGAPVASEGVRAALQHAASRGVLVVAASGNDGGRWPQAPADALNGKNLLGQLGLSVTAVDQQGALPDWSNRGGEVRAPGAGLDTAYPGGRIVTASGSSFAAPVVSGALALALAEGRGARALAARVSSGGLLDAAALLK, via the coding sequence ATGATGTCCCGAAGACTCCTGCTCTCCCTGTTTCCCCTGGCCCTGGCCGCTTGTGGCACCGCCCCCGCACCGTCCACGCCCATCATGACCCTGTCCGTGAAGGCGGCGGGTGAGCCCTCACCGGCCATCACCGCGCAGACGGCGGGCCCGCCCCGGCTCTCGGCCAGCGGGGCCCGGCTCTGGGCGGAGGGCGCCCGCCTGTGGGCGGAAGGGGCACGCCTCTGGGCCGAGGGGGCCCGGCTGTGGGCGGAAGGCCGGTACGTCCTCCTGCCCGGCAGCACGGCCTGGCTCCGGCAGATTCATGCCGATGAGGCGCACGCCCTGGCGGGCCGGGCGGGCCGGGGCGTGACCATCGCCCTCCTCGACTCCGGCGTGGACCTGGCCCATCCCATGCTGCGGGGCGCCCTCCTGCCCGGATTCGATTTCGTCAGCGGGGACGGGGACCCCTCGGAGTGGGGGAGCGAGGCGGGCCCCACGTACGGGCACGGCACGGCGGTCGCCGGGATCCTGCGGCAGGTGGCCCCCGGCGCCCGCATCCTGCCGCTGCGGGTTCTGGGGCCGGACGGGTCCGGCCGGGCGGCCGACGTGGCGCGGGCCATCCGGCTGGCGGTGGAGTCCGGCGCCCAGATCATCAACCTGAGTGTGGGCGCTCCCGTCGCCAGCGAGGGGGTTCGGGCGGCGTTGCAACACGCGGCGTCGCGGGGGGTCCTGGTGGTGGCGGCCAGTGGCAATGATGGGGGCCGCTGGCCCCAGGCCCCGGCCGACGCGCTGAACGGCAAGAACCTGCTGGGGCAGCTCGGCCTCTCGGTCACGGCGGTGGACCAGCAGGGGGCGCTGCCCGACTGGAGCAACCGCGGTGGGGAAGTGCGCGCCCCCGGCGCCGGTCTCGACACGGCCTATCCCGGTGGCCGGATCGTCACGGCGAGCGGCTCCTCCTTCGCGGCGCCCGTGGTGAGTGGCGCGCTCGCCCTCGCCCTCGCGGAAGGCCGAGGCGCCCGTGCCCTCGCCGCCCGGGTCTCATCTGGGGGGCTGCTCGACGCGGCGGCGCTCCTGAAATGA
- a CDS encoding ABC transporter substrate-binding protein: MRYALTTLLLLSAVAAQTAPDTLTVAIAAEPPLLDPTASPSAEIARVFNLNVMQGLLTVDARGKIVPLLATGYTVSPDGLTYTFRLRTGVRFHDGSAFDSADVVAALNRARDPKSGHTHPEYYAQIRSVTAQGPATVILRLSRPDNDLLFNLARSDSVIGPQGKEATQKTNPVGTGPFRFSAWNRGTSIELTRWTGYYDKSLPKLAKVTFRIIPDLNAQLAALKAGDVDVIGYGVGPENLPAIRADPNLKLLIGGSTTKMTIGLNNSKAPFNDVRVRQALAYATNKPEIVQGLFFGQGTPIGSHRTPSETNYVDLSKAYPYNPDRARALLRAAGYTDQKPLTFTFDLPAQYQNEVRIGQAVAAQWAKVGIRAQVRSIEFSTWLTKIYTNADYQATVIGHVEANDIGIYNDPKYYFRYNSPKFQATFRRYQSGTPAQAAQAMRDLQKILSDDAVNDWVMEFPTIVALRKGVQGWTVGSPIVSLDVTRVSWQK; encoded by the coding sequence ATGAGATACGCCCTCACCACCCTGCTGCTGCTCTCCGCCGTCGCCGCCCAGACGGCCCCCGACACCCTCACTGTCGCCATCGCCGCCGAGCCGCCGCTGCTCGACCCCACCGCCTCCCCCTCCGCGGAGATCGCGCGGGTGTTCAACCTCAACGTCATGCAGGGCCTGCTCACCGTGGACGCGCGGGGGAAGATCGTGCCGCTGCTGGCGACCGGCTACACCGTGTCCCCCGACGGCCTGACCTACACCTTCCGGCTAAGGACGGGCGTGCGCTTCCACGACGGCTCGGCCTTCGACTCGGCCGACGTGGTGGCGGCCCTGAACCGGGCGCGCGACCCGAAGTCGGGCCACACCCACCCCGAGTACTACGCCCAGATTCGGTCGGTCACCGCTCAGGGTCCGGCCACGGTCATCCTGCGGCTGAGCCGCCCCGACAACGACCTGCTCTTCAACCTCGCCCGCTCGGACTCGGTGATCGGGCCGCAGGGCAAGGAGGCGACCCAGAAGACGAACCCGGTCGGCACCGGCCCCTTCCGCTTCAGCGCCTGGAACCGCGGCACGAGCATTGAACTCACGCGCTGGACCGGGTACTACGACAAGTCGTTGCCGAAACTCGCCAAGGTCACCTTCCGCATCATCCCCGACCTCAACGCGCAGCTCGCGGCCCTCAAGGCGGGGGACGTGGACGTGATCGGGTACGGGGTGGGGCCGGAGAACCTTCCGGCAATCCGGGCGGACCCCAATCTGAAGCTCCTGATCGGCGGCTCGACCACCAAGATGACCATCGGGCTGAACAACAGCAAGGCCCCCTTCAACGACGTGCGGGTGCGCCAGGCGCTCGCTTACGCCACCAACAAGCCCGAGATCGTGCAGGGCCTGTTCTTCGGGCAGGGCACGCCCATCGGCAGCCACCGCACGCCCAGCGAGACGAATTACGTGGACCTCAGCAAGGCGTATCCCTACAACCCGGACCGGGCGAGGGCGCTCCTGCGGGCCGCAGGGTACACCGACCAGAAGCCGCTGACCTTTACCTTCGACCTGCCCGCCCAGTACCAGAACGAGGTGCGAATCGGGCAGGCGGTCGCGGCGCAGTGGGCGAAGGTGGGCATCCGGGCGCAGGTGCGCTCCATCGAGTTCAGCACCTGGCTCACCAAGATCTACACGAATGCCGACTACCAGGCCACGGTCATCGGGCACGTGGAGGCCAACGACATCGGCATCTACAACGACCCAAAATACTACTTCCGCTACAACAGCCCGAAGTTCCAGGCCACCTTCCGGCGCTACCAGAGCGGCACCCCCGCCCAGGCGGCGCAGGCGATGCGCGACCTGCAAAAGATCCTCAGCGACGACGCGGTGAACGACTGGGTCATGGAGTTCCCCACCATCGTGGCGCTCCGCAAGGGGGTGCAGGGCTGGACCGTGGGCTCGCCCATCGTGAGCCTGGACGTGACGCGGGTGTCGTGGCAGAAGTGA